One Brassica oleracea var. oleracea cultivar TO1000 chromosome C7, BOL, whole genome shotgun sequence genomic window carries:
- the LOC106302297 gene encoding uncharacterized protein LOC106302297 — protein MNQSSQVIAFLLVVEQLGFARNLVAYIVSSQDMLINAVANEVGVCLSILYNQEYSSFVLLNHNNNDEVVIPFLKGLTDSNLTLKYIIQYRETILVGVTKNLNDVCNRAFDDIYEKGYKEQLLALERAKVIEEMKKIRLGAPQQTPTRLSVQHQTPSWWNVQQPIPRRSSVQQRTSIRSSVRRSTPIKVSAPQEWVPSPAVEEKAKAAVTETEGVDNKEDEEEVMPADDRTVFLTFSKGYPISESEVRVHFTRKFGEVIEAIVMQEVQENEQPLFARMVLKMEYASKIEEIVTPMNKNKFTIDGKHVWVRKFFADPSSHV, from the coding sequence ATGAACCAATCATCTCAAGTGATTGCGTTTCTCCTCGTGGTCGAGCAACTTGGCTTCGCACGAAACTTGGTCGCGTATATTGTCTCATCACAAGACATGTTAATCAACGCGGTGGCCAATGAAGTCGGTGTGTGTCTAAGTATCTTATACAACCAAGAGTACTCAAGCTTCGTCCTCCTTAACCACAACAACAATGATGAGGTGGTTATTCCTTTTCTCAAAGGTCTAACTGACAGTAATCTCACTCTCAAGTACATCATTCAGTACCGCGAAACTATTCTCGTTGGAGTAACAAAGAATTTGAACGACGTCTGCAACCGAGCTTTCGACGATATATACGAGAAGGGCTACAAGGAGCAGCTGTTGGCGTTAGAGAGGGCGAAAGTCATTGAGGAGATGAAGAAGATCCGGTTGGGTGCTCCACAACAAACCCCTACTAGGTTGAGTGTTCAACACCAAACCCCTAGCTGGTGGAATGTTCAACAACCGATCCCTCGTAGGTCGAGTGTTCAACAACGAACCTCTATTAGGTCGAGTGTTCGACGATCAACCCCTATAAAGGTGAGTGCTCCACAAGAATGGGTTCCTTCTCCAGCTGTTGAAGAAAAAGCAAAGGCGGCCGTGACAGAGACAGAGGGGGTGGACAACAAGGAGGACGAGGAAGAGGTGATGCCGGCGGATGATAGGACGGTGTTTCTGACATTTTCCAAAGGATATCCAATTTCTGAATCGGAGGTTAGGGTTCACTTCACGAGGAAGTTTGGAGAAGTGATAGAAGCCATAGTGATGCAAGAAGTGCAAGAGAATGAGCAGCCCTTGTTTGCGAGGATGGTGTTGAAGATGGAATATGCGTCGAAGATTGAAGAGATCGTGACTCCAATGAACAAAAACAAGTTCACTATTGATGGAAAACATGTTTGGGTTCGCAAGTTCTTTGCTGACCCCTCCTCGCATGTTTGA